GGCTAGCGGGCCGTCCGGACGGTCGTCGCGGCGCGCCCGGCGGCACCGAGCCGGATCGGCACGAAGGCCACGAGGCCCAGCGCGACCACGATGACGATCCCGAGGATGCCCGTGCGGGTGTCCTGGAAGATCGCCACGGTCGCGGAGAAGGCGGCGGTGCCGAGGAAGCCGAGCGCCCGACCGGTCGTGGCGTAGAGCCCGAAGTTCTCGGTCTCCCGGCCCGGCTGCGAGAGGCGGGTGAGCAGGTTCCGCGAGGCGGACTGCACGGGGCCGACGAACAGACAGATCGCCAGGCCCGCCACCCAGAACACGGCTGTCGATCCGAAGGCCAGGACCACCAGGCCCAGCACGATGATCCCCGCGCAGCCGCCGATGATCACGGGCCGCGGGCCCACGCGGTCGTCGATCCGCCCGCCGAGGAACACCCCGATGCCGGCGACGAGGTTCGCGGCGATGCCGAAGATGATGATCTCCACCGTGGAGAAGCCGTACGCGTTCGCGGCGAGCACGCCCGCGATCGAGAACACCGCCCCGAGGCCGTCGCGGTAGATCGCGGAGGCCACAAGGTACTGCAGCATCACGGGCTCCTCGCGGAAGGCCCGGATCACGCGGCGCACGATGCTCGCGTAGCCCTGCCACGGGTTCCACCTCTCCTCCGGCGCGGACGCGGGATGGCGCGGGGCGCGGAGCATGAGGGGGAGGGTGCCCACCAGGATCCACAGCGCCACGAACAGCGGGATCGCCCGGTAGTTCCAGCCGTTCTCGTCCGTGATCCCGAGGATCCCGGTGCCCGGCATGACGAACAGCACCAGCACCATGCCCAGGCACACGATCGAGCCCCAGTAGCCCACCGCCCACGCGGTTCCCGAGATCCGTCCGCGGTTCTCGGGGGTGGAGATCTCCGGCAGCACCGAGTTCACGAACACCCCGGCGAGCTCGCTGAACACCACCGCCAGCGCGATCAGCACCGCCCCGAGGGTGAGGTAGTCGGAGTCCAGCGCCACCAGCGGCATGAGCGCCACGACCACCACGGTCGCGATCGTCGTCACCCGCAGCAGCATGTTGCGGGCCCCGCCGCGGTCGGCGAGGTTGCCCAGCAGCGGGGCGAGCAGCGCGATGGCGACCGCGCCGATCGACTGCCAGGTGGTGAGCACCTGCGAGCCGTGGTCCTGGGCGGCCTTGATCGCCTCGTCGCCCACGGCGCCCTCGGCCGCGACGGCGCTGGCGACATAGGTCGCGAACACGAAGGTGAGGATCACGGAGCTGAAGGCGCTCATCCCGCCGTCCCACAGGGCGAAGGGGATGACGGGGGGACGCTTCCGTGCAGCGGCCTGCGGGGCCGAGGGCGTGGTCATGAGCACACTCTACGGAGGGCGGATCCCCGCCGGGGATCAGGACGGCCTCGGGGCGGCATCAGGACCGGTCCAGGAAGTGGACCCCGCTTCCCGTAGTATGGCCACGGCCCCTTTCCTCCCCGCGCCGGACGGAGTCTCCGTGATCACGATGCTGCTCGCCCACCTCGTGGCGGCGCTCGTGGCTCCGATCCTGGTCCGCGCCGTCGGCCGCAACGCCTTCTACCCGCTGGCCCTCGTGCCCGCGGCGTCCGCTGTGTGGCTGGCGACGATCGACCCGCGCACGCTGGGGGAGGCGCCGCGCGAGGTCGCGGTCCCCTGGATCCCCGCCTTCGGCATCGACCTCGCCTTCCGCCTGGACACCCTCAGCTGGGTGCTCGCGCTGATCGCGACCGGCATCGGCGCGATCGTGCTGCTCTACTGCGCCCGCTACTTCAAGGACACCGAGCCGGGACTGGGCCGCTTCGCCGCCGTGCTCACCGCCTTCGCCGGCGCCATGGTGGGCCTCGTCCTCGCGGACGACGTCATGGTGATCTACACCTTCTGGGAGCTCACCACCGTCTTCTCCTACCTGCTGATCGGGCACTACCAGGACAAGCAGGCCTCGCGCCGCGCCGCCCTGAACGCCCTGATCTCCACCACCGCCGGCGGTCTGGCGATGCTGGTGGGCCTGCTGATGGTCGCCTCCTCCGCCGGGACCCTGCGCCTGAGCGCGATCGTCGCGGACCCGATGTGGCAGGACCCGGGCCCGTACCTCATCACCGCAATGGTGCTGATCCTCGCTGGCGCCACCACCAAGTCCGCGCTGCTGCCCACCCACTTCTGGCTGCCGGGCGCGATGGCCGCACCCACCCCGGTCTCCGCCTACCTGCACGCCGCGGCGATGGTGAAGGCCGGTGTGTACCTCATCCTGCGCCTCGCCCCGGCGCTCACCCACCTCGAGATCCTCTCGATCATCCTCGCGGTGCTCGGCGCGGCGACGATGCTGCTGGGCGGCTGGCGGGCCCTGCGTCAGACCGACATCAAGCTCCTGCTCGCCTACGGCACCGTCTCCCAGCTCGGCTTCCTCGCGGCGGTGGCGGGCCTGGCCACCCACGACGCGGTGATGGCGGGCCTCGCGATGCTGATCGCCCACGCCGTGTTCAAGGCGCCGCTGTTCATGGTCGTCGGCATCATCGACAAGAAGTTCGGCACCCGCGACCTGCGCGTCCTGTCGGGCGTCGGGAAGGCGGCGCCCGTCGTCGCCGTGATCGGCATCGTCTCGGCCGCGTCCATGGCCGCGGTCCCGCCGCTGTACGGCTTCGTCGCCAAGGAGTCGATCTACACCGCGCTGTGGGAGGCGGGCGGCTGGCAGCGAGGGCTGCTGTTCGCCCTGGTCGCCGGCTCGGTCCTCACCGTCGCCTACTCCTGGCGCTTCGTGGTGGGCGCCTTCGGTCCCGCCCCGGGCGCGCCCCGCGTCGCGTCGGCGAGGATCCCGGTCCTGTTCTGGCTGCCGCCGGCAGTGGTGGCGCTCGGCACCGTCGCCCTGCCCTTCGTCACCGCCCCGCTCGAGGAGGTGCTGCGCGCCTACTCCTCCGTGCTCCCGGAGACCGGTGAGGGCATCTACCTCGCCGTCATCCCTCACCTGGGCGTGCCGCTGCTGCTGTCGCTGGTGACCCTCGGCCTCGGCGCGGCCCTCTGCGCGGTCGCGAAGCCCTTCGCGAAGCTGCAGAAGAAGGTCTCGCCGCTCACCTGGGCGTCCGAGGGCGCGATGGACGCCTTCGACGCCGAGCGCGGCTTCCGCCGCATCCTGCGCAGCACCGACGCGCTGTCCGTCGCGATCACCCCGCTCTTCCAGCGCGGCTCCCTGCCCTACACGCTCGGCACCATGCTCGTGGTGCTGGTCGCGCTCGTCGCGCCCGTCGCCCTCACCCAGTCGCCGCTGCCGGACAACCTCGTGCTCTTCCAGCACCCGGCCGAGATGCTCGTGCTGCCCGTCGCCGCGCTCGCCGCGATCGGTGCGGCCCGCTCCCGCCGCCGCCTGCGCGCCGTCTTCCTCATCACCGTCACCGGCTACGCCGTCGCGGTGCTGTTCCTGGCCGCCGGTGCGCCGGACGTCGCCACCACCCAGGTGCTCGTCGAGACGGCGATGACCGTCGTGCTCGTGCTCGTGCTGCGCCGCCTGCCCATCCACTTCTCCCGCCGCCCCCTGCGGATCGGCTCCTGGGGCCGCTGGGGGATCGCGATCGCCACCGCGCTCGTGCTGTGCGGCGGGACCCTCTACGCGGCCGACGCCCGCTACCGCGAGGCGCTCGGCAAGGGCCTCATCGAGCCGGCCTACGAGCAGGGCGGCGGGCACAACGTCGTCAACGTGACCCTCGTGGACGCCCGCGTCTGGGACACCATGGGCGAGATCTCGGTGCTGCTCGTGGTCGCCACCGGCGTCGCCTCCCTCATCTTCGTCACGCGTCGCGAGCGCCCCATCGCCCGCGTGCGCGACATCGACTCCTCGCGCACCTCGATCTGGCGCCGCCGCGCGGACTCCGACCTGCCCCAGAACGCCCTGGACTTCGACGCGCGCCCCGACGAGGTCGCCGGCGGCAACCGCTGGCGCACCTGGCTCTCGGCCGGGCTGACCCTCGCCCCCGAGCGGCGCATGGTGATCCTCGAGGTCATCACTCGCATCGTCTTCCCGATGATGATGATGTTCTCGGTGTACCTGCTGATGGCCGGGCACAACCTGCCCGGAGGCGGCTTCGCCGGCGGTCTCGTCGCGGGCCTCGCGCTCGCCGTGCGCTACCTCGCCGGTGGCCGCTACGAGCTCTCCGAGGCGATGCCCCTGCAGGCAGGCTTCGTGCTCGGCGCCGGCATGGCGCTCGCCGTGGCCTCCGGGGTGCTGCCCGTGTTCTTCGGCGGCACCATCTTCGCCCAGGTCACGCCCGTGGTGGACGTGCCGCTCCTCGGCGAGCTGAAGTTCCCGATCGCGCTGCTGTTCGACCTCGGCGTGTACCTCGTGGTGGTCGGCGTGATGCTCGACTTCCTGCGCACCCTCGGCGCCCAGATCGACCAGCAGCAGGAGGCCGACGCCGATGCCCGTTAGCCTCGCCCTCCTGCTCACCGCCGGCGTGCTCATCGCCTGCGGCATCTACCTGGTGCTCGAGCGCACCCTCACCCGCATCATGCTCGGCTTCGTGCTCGCCGGGAACGGCGTGAACCTGCTGTTCATCGTCGCGGCCGGACCGATCGGCGCGCCGCCCTTCGAGGGCAGCGGCGATCCCGAGCAGATGACCGACCCGCTCCCGTTCGCGATGGTGCTCACCGCCGTCGTCATCACCCTCGGCGTCACTGCCTTCGGCATGGCACTGGCCTATCGAGCCTGGCAGCTGTTCGGCCACGACGAGGTCCCCGACGACGTCGAGGACCGCCGCGTGCTGCGCCGTCGGCGCCGCCGCACCGAGGACGCCGAGCACCTGCCCTGGTCGCAGGCGCTCAGCGAGGAGGCCCGCCGCGGCGCCCTTGCCCAGTCCCAGGGCCTGGGGGAGCGGCCCCACGAGGAGGACCCGCTGGGCGCCGACCTCACCAGCGCCGAGGACGTCCCCCAGGACGCCACCGAGGCCGACGAGGGCGAGGCCGCACCGTCCCGCCCCGGCTCCGGCACCGGCCGCGGGCACCGCCCGGTCCCGCCCGGCGCGGGACCGGCGACCGAGCCCGGACGAGAGCACACCGACGGACGGGGGGACGCATGAGCATCGAGATGCTCCTGGCCCTGCCCGTGATGCTGCCGCTGCTGGGCGCGGCGACCACGCTGCTGCTGCGCCATCACACGAAGATCCAGCTGTGGCTGGCGATCCTCACCCTGGTCTCGATCTTCGTCATCGCGATCGTGCTGGGCTGGCACGTCAACCAGGAGGGGGTGCTGGTCCTCCAGATCGGCACGTGGACCCCGCAGCTGGGCATCGTGCTGGTCGCCGACCGGCTCACGGCCCTGATGCTCGTCGTCTCCAGCTTCGTCACCCTCGCGGTACTGGTCTATTCCAGCGCCCAGAGCGTCAGCGAGAACGTCGAGCGCACCCCGGTGGCGATCTACCACCCCACCTACCTCACGCTCGTGGCGGGCGTGTCGATGGCCTTCCTCGCCGGCGACCTGTTCAACCTCTACGTCGGCTTCGAGGTGCTGCTGGCCTCCAGCTACGTGCTGCTCACCCTCGGCGGCTCCGCCAGCCGCGTCCGCGCCGCGACGACCTACGTGATCGTCTCCGTACTCAGCTCGATCATCTTCCTCTCGGCGATCGCGGCCGTGTACGCCGCCGTCGGCACCGTGAACATGGCCGAGCTCGCCGTGCGCCTGGACGGTCTCGAGCCCGGCACCCGGATGATCCTCGAGCTGATGCTGCTGGTCGCCTTCGGCATCAAGGCCGCGATCTTCCCGCTGAGCGCCTGGCTGCCGGACTCCTACCCGACCGCGCCCGCCCCGGTCACCGCCGTGTTCGCGGGCCTGCTCACCAAGGTCGGCATCTACGCGATCCTGCGCCTGGAGACCCTGCTCTTCCCCGCCTCCCAGATCTCCGCGCTGCTGCTGGCCGCGGCGGCGCTGAGCCTGATCATCGGCATCCTCGGCGCGGTCGCGCAGACGGACCTCAAGCGCGTGCTGTCCTTCACGCTCGTCTCCCACATGGGCTACATGCTCTTCGGCATCGGGATGAGCACGCAGCTGGGCATGGCCGCGACGATCTACTACGTCGCCCACCACATCACCGTGCAGTCCACGCTGTTCCTCGCCGCCGGGCTCATCGAGCACCGCGGCGGGACGACGAACCTCGCCAAGCTCGGAGGCCTGCAGAAGCTCGCCCCGCTGATCGCGGTGCTGTTCTTCATCCCCGCCATGAATCTCGCCGGCATCCCGCCGTTCTCCGGGTTCATCGGCAAGGTGGGCCTGATCGAGGCAGGCATCGAGTTCGACCGCACCTCCGGCTGGATCCTCATCGCCATCAGCGTGATCACCTCGTTGCTGACCCTGTACGCGATCGCGAAGATCTGGAACCGCGCCTTCTGGCAGGAGCCGAGCGAGGAGATCGTCGCCCGCGACGTGCAAATGCCGAAGGTGATGACCGGCGCGACCGCCGCGATGATCGCCTTCTCTCTCGCGCTGACCGTCTTCGCCGGCCCGATGATGACCTACGCGGACGAGGCCTCCCACTCGGTGCTCCAGCGCACCCCGTACGTCGGCGCCGTGATCGGCGACGAGGCCGCGGGGGAGCTGCGCTACCGCATCGACGACGAGGGCCACCGCCTGGACGACGGGGTCGTGGTCGAGGACGGCGCGACCGACACCGGTGAGGGGGCCGACGGATGATCGCGCGACGCCTGAAGGACCTCCGCGGCTCCTGGATGTGGATGCTCACCGCGGTCGTGCTGTGGTGCCTGCTGTGGGGCGGGATCGACCTCAAGAACGTGCTCGGCGGTCTCATCGTCGCCGTGCTCGTGTTCGTCCTGTTCCCGATGCCGCCCACCGGCCACGAGCTGACCCTGCGCCCGCTGCGCTTCATCGCCTTCGTGCTGCGCTTCCTGCTGGACCTGTGCGTCTCCGCGGTGCAGGTGGGCTACTGGGCGCTGCGCCCCGGCCCCCAGCCGCCCAGCTCCGTGATCGCGGTGAAGATGGCCTCCCGCTCGGACTTCTTCCTCACCTTCACCGGCGTGCTGTGCACCCTGATCCCCGGCTCGGTCGTCGTCGAGGCGCAGCGCGCCACCGGCACCCTGTTCCTGCACACCTTCAACGCCGGCACCCCCGAGGCCGTGGAGAAGGCCCGGCGCGACGTCCTCGCCCAAGAGGAGCGGCTGCTGTGGGCCGTCGGCCGCCGCGAGGTGCTCGAGGAGGCGGGTCTGCGATGAGCGCCTTCGACATCGTCCTGGTCGTCTACGGCGCGATCCTCGCCCTCGCCGCGCTCGCGGTCGTCTTCCGCATGATCGTGGGCCCCACCATCCTGGACCGCGCGATCTCCAGCGAATCCCTGGTCACCCTCGTGGTGATGGGCATGGCGATCTACACCGCGCACGCGCAGGCCGCCTGGGCGGGCCCCGCGATGCTGAGCCTGACGGGCCTGGCCTTCGTCGGCAGCGTCACCTTCGCCCGCTTCGTCGCCCGCGAGGACCCGATGCAGGGACGGCGCCCCCACCCCGAGGAGCCCTCCACCGACACCGGCCCGCACGAGGCGATCCACGCCGAGCCCGGCGAGCAGACCGCGGACGGCCTGCCCGCGCCGCACCCGTCGGCCCCCGAGGCCGCGCCCCTGTCGGCCGACGACCCCGAGGAGGATTCCGAGCACCCCGGCGAGCCGCTGCCGCCCGCGGGCGGGGACGGCGCCGCGGATGGCGCCGACGACGGCTCCGAGGTCGGCTTCGGCGCGGAGTCGGGCAGCTCGCGAGGCTTCGAGGACGACTGGACGGAGGAGCGGCGATGAGCGCGGTCGAGATCGTGGCCGCGGTGCTGATGGGCGCCGGGCTGCTGCTGGGCGTGGTCGCCGCGATCGGCCTGAACCGCTTCGACGGGGTGCTCATGCGCATCCACGCCGCGTCCAAGCCGCAGGTGCTGGGCCTGATCCTGGTCTTCGCCGGGGCGTCGCTCGCCGCCGGGTCCTGGTCGCTGGCCGCGTTCCTGCTGGTGGTGCTGCTCGCGCAGATGCTCACCGTGCCGGTGGCGAGCGTGATGGTGGGCCGTGCGGCCTTCCGCCGCGGCTTCGTACGCGGCGGTGACTATGCGATCGACGAGCTCAGCGACCGCCTGGCCTCCCCGTCGGACGACGATGACGACGAGGACGGCTTCGTGGACGAGGAGGACGACGACCACGAGGGCATGGCCGACGCCGGCGGCGACCGCTTCCCGGAGAACACCGTCACCGACGCGGTCCCGGCGATCACCGGCCACAACTGGGAGGAGCCCGAGGAGGGCGCCGACGAGGTCGAGGACGAGGACGTCATCGACATCGACCTGGACGACGAGACCGAGCTCGAGGCCGAGGAGGTCGCCGAGCGCGACCAGCGGCGCTGAGCACCGCCGGTCGCGAAGGGCGACCCCGCGCGACCGGCTGCGCGTCAGAACAGGCCGACGGACTCCC
This genomic interval from Brachybacterium aquaticum contains the following:
- a CDS encoding Na+/H+ antiporter subunit A yields the protein MLLAHLVAALVAPILVRAVGRNAFYPLALVPAASAVWLATIDPRTLGEAPREVAVPWIPAFGIDLAFRLDTLSWVLALIATGIGAIVLLYCARYFKDTEPGLGRFAAVLTAFAGAMVGLVLADDVMVIYTFWELTTVFSYLLIGHYQDKQASRRAALNALISTTAGGLAMLVGLLMVASSAGTLRLSAIVADPMWQDPGPYLITAMVLILAGATTKSALLPTHFWLPGAMAAPTPVSAYLHAAAMVKAGVYLILRLAPALTHLEILSIILAVLGAATMLLGGWRALRQTDIKLLLAYGTVSQLGFLAAVAGLATHDAVMAGLAMLIAHAVFKAPLFMVVGIIDKKFGTRDLRVLSGVGKAAPVVAVIGIVSAASMAAVPPLYGFVAKESIYTALWEAGGWQRGLLFALVAGSVLTVAYSWRFVVGAFGPAPGAPRVASARIPVLFWLPPAVVALGTVALPFVTAPLEEVLRAYSSVLPETGEGIYLAVIPHLGVPLLLSLVTLGLGAALCAVAKPFAKLQKKVSPLTWASEGAMDAFDAERGFRRILRSTDALSVAITPLFQRGSLPYTLGTMLVVLVALVAPVALTQSPLPDNLVLFQHPAEMLVLPVAALAAIGAARSRRRLRAVFLITVTGYAVAVLFLAAGAPDVATTQVLVETAMTVVLVLVLRRLPIHFSRRPLRIGSWGRWGIAIATALVLCGGTLYAADARYREALGKGLIEPAYEQGGGHNVVNVTLVDARVWDTMGEISVLLVVATGVASLIFVTRRERPIARVRDIDSSRTSIWRRRADSDLPQNALDFDARPDEVAGGNRWRTWLSAGLTLAPERRMVILEVITRIVFPMMMMFSVYLLMAGHNLPGGGFAGGLVAGLALAVRYLAGGRYELSEAMPLQAGFVLGAGMALAVASGVLPVFFGGTIFAQVTPVVDVPLLGELKFPIALLFDLGVYLVVVGVMLDFLRTLGAQIDQQQEADADAR
- a CDS encoding MFS transporter, yielding MTTPSAPQAAARKRPPVIPFALWDGGMSAFSSVILTFVFATYVASAVAAEGAVGDEAIKAAQDHGSQVLTTWQSIGAVAIALLAPLLGNLADRGGARNMLLRVTTIATVVVVALMPLVALDSDYLTLGAVLIALAVVFSELAGVFVNSVLPEISTPENRGRISGTAWAVGYWGSIVCLGMVLVLFVMPGTGILGITDENGWNYRAIPLFVALWILVGTLPLMLRAPRHPASAPEERWNPWQGYASIVRRVIRAFREEPVMLQYLVASAIYRDGLGAVFSIAGVLAANAYGFSTVEIIIFGIAANLVAGIGVFLGGRIDDRVGPRPVIIGGCAGIIVLGLVVLAFGSTAVFWVAGLAICLFVGPVQSASRNLLTRLSQPGRETENFGLYATTGRALGFLGTAAFSATVAIFQDTRTGILGIVIVVALGLVAFVPIRLGAAGRAATTVRTAR
- a CDS encoding Na(+)/H(+) antiporter subunit C, with amino-acid sequence MPVSLALLLTAGVLIACGIYLVLERTLTRIMLGFVLAGNGVNLLFIVAAGPIGAPPFEGSGDPEQMTDPLPFAMVLTAVVITLGVTAFGMALAYRAWQLFGHDEVPDDVEDRRVLRRRRRRTEDAEHLPWSQALSEEARRGALAQSQGLGERPHEEDPLGADLTSAEDVPQDATEADEGEAAPSRPGSGTGRGHRPVPPGAGPATEPGREHTDGRGDA
- a CDS encoding Na+/H+ antiporter subunit E produces the protein MIARRLKDLRGSWMWMLTAVVLWCLLWGGIDLKNVLGGLIVAVLVFVLFPMPPTGHELTLRPLRFIAFVLRFLLDLCVSAVQVGYWALRPGPQPPSSVIAVKMASRSDFFLTFTGVLCTLIPGSVVVEAQRATGTLFLHTFNAGTPEAVEKARRDVLAQEERLLWAVGRREVLEEAGLR
- a CDS encoding cation:proton antiporter; this translates as MSAVEIVAAVLMGAGLLLGVVAAIGLNRFDGVLMRIHAASKPQVLGLILVFAGASLAAGSWSLAAFLLVVLLAQMLTVPVASVMVGRAAFRRGFVRGGDYAIDELSDRLASPSDDDDDEDGFVDEEDDDHEGMADAGGDRFPENTVTDAVPAITGHNWEEPEEGADEVEDEDVIDIDLDDETELEAEEVAERDQRR
- a CDS encoding monovalent cation/H+ antiporter complex subunit F — protein: MSAFDIVLVVYGAILALAALAVVFRMIVGPTILDRAISSESLVTLVVMGMAIYTAHAQAAWAGPAMLSLTGLAFVGSVTFARFVAREDPMQGRRPHPEEPSTDTGPHEAIHAEPGEQTADGLPAPHPSAPEAAPLSADDPEEDSEHPGEPLPPAGGDGAADGADDGSEVGFGAESGSSRGFEDDWTEERR
- a CDS encoding Na+/H+ antiporter subunit D; the encoded protein is MSIEMLLALPVMLPLLGAATTLLLRHHTKIQLWLAILTLVSIFVIAIVLGWHVNQEGVLVLQIGTWTPQLGIVLVADRLTALMLVVSSFVTLAVLVYSSAQSVSENVERTPVAIYHPTYLTLVAGVSMAFLAGDLFNLYVGFEVLLASSYVLLTLGGSASRVRAATTYVIVSVLSSIIFLSAIAAVYAAVGTVNMAELAVRLDGLEPGTRMILELMLLVAFGIKAAIFPLSAWLPDSYPTAPAPVTAVFAGLLTKVGIYAILRLETLLFPASQISALLLAAAALSLIIGILGAVAQTDLKRVLSFTLVSHMGYMLFGIGMSTQLGMAATIYYVAHHITVQSTLFLAAGLIEHRGGTTNLAKLGGLQKLAPLIAVLFFIPAMNLAGIPPFSGFIGKVGLIEAGIEFDRTSGWILIAISVITSLLTLYAIAKIWNRAFWQEPSEEIVARDVQMPKVMTGATAAMIAFSLALTVFAGPMMTYADEASHSVLQRTPYVGAVIGDEAAGELRYRIDDEGHRLDDGVVVEDGATDTGEGADG